Within Haematobia irritans isolate KBUSLIRL chromosome 2, ASM5000362v1, whole genome shotgun sequence, the genomic segment TAGCAATGCATGCATCGGTTCATGTTGGGGATTGCAGAAAAGCAGATAGCAGCTGTGTGCAGAAATATAttatcaaacatatatatttacaatttacattGGCACGTTTGTATATGCAAATGCATTGATGTTGCAACATTGTCATCGAACATTGTTTACTTTATCGTCGAACATCGACATGTTTGATACATCTCTGCAAGATGAATATACGAACGTATGCAATGATATACTTTAAgttttacatttatatttatgttcaatatatttttatgagGTTTCAAGTattgaatagaaaataaattctgtCTCTCTATTTTTGGCAGTCAAACAGTAAACATCTAAGTATCATTACTTTTCTTatattattaacaatttttcttccagcaaataaataaaacttgttCAACCCTTttagtaagaattttttttcttttcaacttTCAACATTTCTGAGATAAAAGGGAATTTTTCTCAACAACGCTCGTTGTTGTTTGACAACggatggtgtcattttaacgttgtcagattgaccccgtctgttttcagtttgacaacacatttgTGTTGATTCAATTTCATGAACGAAACGTTTTGAAATGacaacgccgttcatgatttttgctatgagtgtaggaagcaaattttaatttttcgttttttcagctctgttttcttcatatactatcaaagtcctttaaaaacgagttaacggcaactttttttccaaaatcagactcgacttccagtagaaattatgctatgtttcaagtaaaaaacgtctttaaaataaagtgttgaaaaacatgtcctatatttgaacgattttttgttttgtagtcaagatgcaaaaagacaacaaatttaaagacaattgcattaaatttaaagaatttttctaaattattaaagtcaagttgaccttagcccaaacattttttctttcatgttatgataccaatttttaagtaaaatcacttaattataaggctaatacgacttcattgaaaagtttatcgacttttggagaagtaaaaaaactttatattagacaaATGCGTCTAatgcgacaatatttttttcagtgtactagtgCCAATAATTATGttcctcaaaaaaatattcctttatttatttttctgataatttatatatttaaagaaCGAAAAACGTTCGACAATAAAAAAATGATCTAGCTAAGGTAGTTACAATCAAATTAATATTTGTCTTAATTTAAACAGCTTCATATCACATTTAACATGtggtttttatgaaaattgtttaGTGCGCCAATACTTATGTGTGTCACTGTACATCGCCTTCCAATCCCAATTAAAACTCTAGTCCATTTTTGGCGACAATAAGAAGTCGACTTTGACGGAcatcaaaatatatattaatcgaATGTTTCATTTTCCTTTTGCTGAGTAGCGCCATTCCAATCTAAATTTGTtagaacataaaaaataaaaaaccaacaatagatttaattttaaatatgtgtATATGTATTTAGTTTGTATAATTTAGTGTATCACAGTTTTAAGTTTAAAGCTTTCGATATGTgcatcacaataaaattttcaaaattctatttcaagttGAAGTGTTGAAAATTAGGCCTGAGCCCAACGATCTTGTAAGCAGGATATTTGATTGGCAGAAGAAGTCCAAAAACATGTTCCCTCTGTGGTGCGAATGTAGTGAACGGGTACTGTGTTATTGTCCTCATCATAGAAACATTGCTTAGCTGAGAGATGTTCATTGATATCATTTTCATAGGACTCCATTGATAGGTAGTCCACTTCCAGACTGGCATTGCTTTCATTCTCCAATGATTCCATTGAGTTGATCTTTTGGTTGGATTGATTTTTTAGTTTAAAGAGCTGTTTAACCATCTTTCCAATACTGTAGGAGACTTTCTTGTTACTGATTGTGATATCCATTTTGTTTAATTGGCTGTGAGAGATTTCTACGCACATTTTTAATGTGATATTCTTGTTCTTTGCTGAACGAAAATTCGATGGTGAATGATATTTTATTCCGGAGTCTTTTTGCCTTTTATACTCTCCGCACTCCAATGTTCCGATGTACTACCGGCCTGTACCaaaaataccaacttcatagacAATGGACAGCACATGACAATAGTGCGCGTGTTCGTCCAGTTTGGTTTTAAAGTGTGGGAACGTTCTTCAAAATGGTTATAGTAACCTTTTTGGGTAAAGTAGCAAATTCGACAGGATCCTTTATCACCACATGCCATATTGTTAGACAAAAGGATTGTTGTTGTAATCTTAGGACGAAACGATGTGCACGTGCATGAGAAACTATTTTCAAAtaggaaaaataaatttcataacacAAAGTAAACATTTCGCATTGCTATTTGTTCTCACACTATTGGTTAGTGATTGGTTGCTCAGACAAGTAGCTTCGTTTATTCGTAGAGTTTATGCATTACACCACACTTTGTGGAAGAGCTTGAGGTCTACTTGATAGCTGGTTAATAGCTCTGCAAAGGAATTTGACACATTCCACGGTGCATGCTTGACTCATGGCAGTCCAATACGACAATAAAAGTGCGCTACTTGATTCATGGAATGAACGATATTCATAACGTTTGAACTCTCTGATATGGGCTCTTCTGATGACTCGGTTTCCATCGCACATAGGAAGCATCCCATGAAGGACGAACTAAAGCAATTTGTCGAGAGTtatcaaaacgtaaaaaaaatatttaaaaatatttgacttTACAATAATGCTGCGACTGAATCAACGTTCGTATGACCTAGTGAACATGATATTTCCAACTGCGTTTATTCTACTACTTCGAAAggacatttttataatttctaactacaatttttaagtgaaatcacttccgaacgaaataagctatagacttgaaacttgacgaaaatagttgtttttgatgtaggtgagatggtattgcaaaaagTCTAATCGGACCACCTTTAGGTATAGCTGACGCGCAGATTtgatttgcggatcctcttgcaacagcaaatttcatccgatccaattgaattttggtacgGGGGTTAGTATATgccttctaacaaccatgcaaacattgatcCATATGGGCCAGCAAttatagcattttcacttcaaatgaaacctttttttcaaatcaaatgaccacttttccaaatcaagtgaaacctttttcaaaccaaatgaaacctttttcaaatcaaatgaaacctttttaatttcaaatcaaacgaatttataattataattgaatttataattagctcacaaacttttctatcgaaTAAATTGCTTAAGTGCTCtatcacttgtcattgagcttaacatagaatcggacagcactcagcaataggagagaagttcaccactgtagtatcaaaatgaagtgagcctgaaatatcgggctgccactatacctaacctaaccatcaataagaacaaaaaatgcacagaaataaacatttttgtttaaaatttcgtcgaagAACTATGTGTTACTTTCTATGTGTACTCCCACCACTGCTAAaattatttaacaaccatgttttattttagaaatgcaGGCCTTCTTAAATGAAAACTCTTGTTTAACTGAATAGACgtaaatgttatttataaatttattaggACTTTTAATTACCATTAAACAAAATAACTATCACTAATCGTTGACTAATATTgtcataggaaatttcatccttTAGAAAATCAACAACGGTTTATAGGagccattaatttttttcttacgaaatttaaaaataatccctgcaaaaaagcgtcgccaaaaaagtaatgaaaatgttctttttggatccggaagtggtgcaaaattgacgcagaagcgatgaatttaacatgggtttgtcataggaccgaagtcctccatttaaacagccgttgcactgaatctgcattacttctttaggtgtgatccgaattcaatgttttggatgtaaattaaaaaattctgtgatattttgtcacataaataatttttataattttgtataatttttaatgaattctaacgcttgtcggaaacgtttgacctcaaatattttcaaaaattcacaattttttcagattggatttagcatttcttttcgacaaaatttaaatgatttgtaccattttttgaattcttactatatttttaacctattttaaacaaaaaaaaattaaaattacccattaaaagtatgaaaaaaaacattataacatgtaaaattgaattaaaagaacttcctgggtagttaaaataaagaacatcattgggagtgcatcttcgggaagtgcttttaaagttgtgcctttggaagaacttccaattttttttgctgggaatatacatttattttttgaggTCAGTTGTAGAATAAGGTGACATTATAAGTCAAAATATTGCCCATTTGGCCGAAAAAGATACCATATAAGCACacgcaaaaaaccaaaaattctaGATATTCTTCCAAAAAAATCCGAAATGGTTCATAGCTGGTTAATAGCTCTGCAAAGGAATTTGACACATTCCACGGCTTGACTCATGGCAGTCCAATAGGACAGTAAAAGTGCACTACTTGATTCATGGAATGAGCGATAATCATAACGTTTGAACTCTCTGATATGGGCTGTTCTAATGACTCGGTTTCCATGGCACATAAGAATGATAttagtttgtcatttcgttggCGTTCCATTTGTATACAGTAATAACACCCCAACCATCAAAATATGAATTCGAATTAAAATATAGgtccaaatttacaaaaaattacaaaggattcatttgatttgaaaaaaatttcaaaattgaaatgaaaaaggcTTAAAAGGTTTCGTTTAAGTTGTAAAAggtttaatttgaaaaagtttcatttgatttgaaaatggattcatttgatttgaaaaaaggtttcatttgaaatgtaaaaggttccatttgaagtgaaaatgctatatatagcccctatataaaccaatctctagatttgacttccggagcctattggaggagcaaatttcatctgatcgtgttgaaatttgaaacctaatcgaggaacaaatttcatccaatccggccgaTATTGGTCCCGAAAATTGTTTATTCTGCCTTTTTATCCAAGAGAGACttcatatggactaatttacaatttatatgACAATGTTAAAGAATAAAAATATACCTTGTCAacggaacattttatcaaaacccaagtaattcgattttggggACGGGttttagtagaaatttgtgCGCAATTTATAATGTAGAGGATATAAGATCCGCACCGTAATGCAATGACAGCATGACCGCGttccatacaaagggtcgtgcgttcgattcctgcttcgacagaacaccaaaaagttttcagcagtggataggGATAAtccatgctggtgacatttctgagtgttctaagtggtttcacagcaatgtgtaacgccgttcggactcggctataaaaaggaggtcccttgtcattgaggtaaacctggaatcgggcagcactcaattataagagagaagttcaccactgtggaatcacaatggattgtatagtctaagtgagcctgaaacagcgggttgctacctaacctaacctcatcTACATAAGATTCATCTAGCCGATCATCAGCCGCATATACTTGCTTTTCtttaacaagagaaaaaaatatttatgcaaccagaaaaggaatatgatcacctcaaacaggtttcaaaagcaaaatgttatttttaaatggGAAACTTGTTACGCTCGTAAAACGGAATTAGACATGTTCGCTGAATATTCTCCAAAATACTTCTTAATTTCCTAAGtgttaaatcaaattaatttatagCTGTCATCATAAATGATGgtattttcatatttcataaaaatgtttgcaataattacgaaaatatttttaaattatgcatGTGCGttatataaagtaaaattacaaattttgtataaaggcTTCATAGTAATCACTATCATAacatagtatcacaatggactgaatagtctaagtgagcctgaatcttaatcgggctgcattAAACAAATTTGGAGCTCTCTAGAAGCCAAGACAAATTCTGATTATATTTCCTACGTTTTCCTAcatcataaaaataaacataaaaggccgaaattttgttttgaattatgtatatattttattaatataattttaaatatcaCAGTTTTTAATAAAGCTTTgttgaaataacatttgtaaCTTTCATTTGAAACTAAAGTGCAAAGAATTAGGCTTGAGCCCAACGATCTTGTAAGCAGGGTATTTGTTTAGCAGTAGTGGTCCAGAAAAAGGTTCCCTGTGTAGTGCAAAGGTAGTGAACTGGTACTGAATTAATGGTGCTGATGTCCTCATCATAGTAAGATTGCTTAGCGAAAAGACGTTCATTGATGTCATTTTCATAAGTCTCCATTGCGACGTGCTTCTCCTCAAGACTGGCTTTGCTTTCATTTTCCAATGATTCCATTGAATCGGTCTTCTTGTTATGTCGCTTTTGTAGTTTTAAAAGTAGCTTAACCATCTTTCTGATGCTGTAGGAGACTTTCTTATTGGCGATGGTGGTATCCATTTTGTTGAATTGGTTGTTTGAAATTTCTACGCACATTTTAAATgtgattttctaaatttgagtTCTTTACGGAACGTATATTCGATTAAGAATGATATTTTCCCAGGAGTCCTTGTGCCTTTTATAGTCTCAGCGGCCCAGCATTCTGAAATATTTTATAAGCAGGTAGTTGCAAAAATACCAGTGTCATAGACAATGGGCA encodes:
- the LOC142225023 gene encoding enhancer of split m4 protein-like, encoding MDITISNKKVSYSIGKMVKQLFKLKNQSNQKINSMESLENESNASLEVDYLSMESYENDINEHLSAKQCFYDEDNNTVPVHYIRTTEGTCFWTSSANQISCLQDRWAQA
- the LOC142225024 gene encoding enhancer of split m4 protein-like, which produces MDTTIANKKVSYSIRKMVKLLLKLQKRHNKKTDSMESLENESKASLEEKHVAMETYENDINERLFAKQSYYDEDISTINSVPVHYLCTTQGTFFWTTTAKQIPCLQDRWAQA